A single genomic interval of Bacteroidota bacterium harbors:
- a CDS encoding alkaline phosphatase family protein: protein MRKFLTLLVFCTLLPWRVHFAAAQPTPELDTQHVFLITLDGLRWQELFAGSDESLVENKIYVHDPAALKAQFHVGDALARRQTLMPFFWSEIATRGQLYGNRNLGCEADLTNNQVFSYPGYNEILTGKADPAITSNDKIPNKNRTVLEFVNAQPGFINRVAAFASWDVFPYIINETRSGVPVNAGFAAADHGALSPREVFLNALQKEIPSPWSTVRLDAFTHHYAVEYIQKYHPRLVYIAYGETDDFAHDGAYDAYLKSARQTDAFIASLWALVQADPVYKDKTTFVITTDHGRGTVPLDTWRGHGTDITGADEIWMAFLGPDTPALGEVESCSLYQNQVASTVARFLGFDFQAAQEAGPVVESAFN from the coding sequence ATGCGAAAATTCCTGACTTTACTTGTTTTTTGTACGCTGCTGCCCTGGAGGGTGCATTTTGCTGCTGCCCAACCGACGCCCGAACTGGATACGCAGCATGTATTTCTGATTACGCTCGACGGCTTGCGGTGGCAAGAGCTCTTTGCTGGCTCAGACGAATCGTTGGTAGAAAATAAAATATATGTGCATGACCCTGCGGCACTGAAGGCGCAGTTTCATGTGGGAGATGCCCTGGCCCGCCGGCAGACTTTGATGCCGTTCTTCTGGTCTGAGATTGCTACCCGTGGGCAACTTTATGGCAACCGCAATTTGGGTTGTGAAGCCGACCTCACAAACAACCAGGTCTTTTCTTATCCCGGATACAACGAAATTCTGACGGGTAAAGCTGATCCGGCCATCACGAGCAACGACAAAATCCCCAACAAAAACCGCACGGTGCTGGAGTTTGTGAATGCGCAGCCTGGTTTCATCAACCGGGTTGCAGCTTTTGCGTCATGGGATGTTTTCCCTTACATCATCAATGAAACGCGCAGCGGTGTGCCGGTCAATGCCGGCTTTGCTGCTGCTGATCACGGCGCACTTTCGCCACGCGAAGTGTTCTTAAACGCCCTTCAAAAAGAAATCCCAAGTCCGTGGAGTACGGTACGGTTGGATGCGTTTACCCACCATTATGCTGTGGAGTATATCCAAAAATACCATCCCCGGCTTGTCTACATAGCGTATGGTGAAACAGACGATTTTGCCCATGATGGTGCATACGATGCCTATCTGAAATCTGCCCGTCAGACCGATGCGTTCATCGCATCCCTATGGGCCTTGGTGCAAGCTGACCCGGTCTACAAAGACAAAACTACCTTTGTTATCACCACGGATCATGGGAGGGGGACGGTCCCCCTGGATACCTGGCGCGGCCATGGGACGGACATCACCGGCGCAGATGAAATTTGGATGGCCTTTTTGGGGCCTGATACACCGGCGCTGGGCGAAGTCGAATCCTGTTCGCTCTACCAAAACCAGGTTGCAAGCACGGTAGCCCGATTCCTTGGATTCGATTTCCAGGCTGCACAGGAAGCCGGTCCGGTTGTCGAATCTGCTTTCAACTAG
- a CDS encoding sulfatase-like hydrolase/transferase encodes MNLRLFAPAFLLLIAVFLPVTGTAQTSDEPVFDRPNIVWIVAEDLGPYLPSFGDSTIETPNLSRLAAEGVRYTRVFSPSGVCAPSRAALATGMYQNAIGAQHMRTGGNPRYFPEGVIPYEARPAPGVKMHSEYMRMLGYYATNNAKEDYQFTKPLTAWDASNNKAHWKNRPDPDQPFFAIFNLGVTHESQIWARADDPLLVDANLDVPIPPYYPDTEVVRTDLRRMYSNIKIMDQQVGELLDELEAAGELENTVIFWYADHGGPLPRMKRLLYDSGMRVPMIVRFPNQWRAGEVDDQLVSFIDFKPTILSLAGMEPPSYLKGQGQAFLGPYKADTQRTYVHGAGDRFDGRYDLIRAVRDKRFKYLRNHMPERGYYLPVRYREQMALMQELLKMRDAGTLNEVQMQWFRPAKPLEELFDTAQDPHEINNLAADPAYVEKLAELRQEHDRWIAAIDDNGMVPEQEHIARVWPDGIQPAVTAPAGIRQGQFVSLTTATVGASIGYQVVRKGEAPTDHWMVYTAPVELKQGEELIAVADHIGYVPSKIVRFN; translated from the coding sequence ATGAATTTACGTTTATTTGCCCCAGCCTTTCTGCTCCTCATCGCTGTCTTCCTGCCTGTGACAGGCACGGCGCAGACATCGGATGAACCTGTTTTTGATCGTCCAAACATTGTCTGGATTGTCGCTGAAGATCTCGGACCCTATCTGCCTTCTTTTGGTGATTCTACCATTGAAACGCCAAACCTGAGCCGGCTGGCAGCAGAAGGTGTGCGCTATACCCGCGTTTTCTCACCGTCAGGCGTGTGCGCCCCGAGCCGCGCAGCACTTGCGACTGGTATGTATCAAAATGCTATTGGTGCGCAGCACATGCGAACAGGTGGGAATCCTAGATATTTTCCGGAAGGGGTTATCCCCTACGAAGCGCGGCCGGCACCAGGCGTCAAAATGCATAGCGAATACATGCGGATGCTTGGGTACTATGCGACAAACAATGCCAAAGAAGATTACCAGTTCACCAAGCCTCTGACGGCATGGGATGCGTCAAATAACAAAGCACACTGGAAAAATCGCCCAGATCCTGATCAACCATTTTTTGCGATTTTCAATCTGGGTGTGACCCATGAGTCGCAGATTTGGGCAAGGGCGGATGATCCTTTGTTGGTTGATGCAAATCTCGATGTGCCCATCCCACCTTACTACCCTGATACGGAGGTTGTACGGACTGATCTCCGCCGCATGTATTCCAATATCAAAATCATGGACCAGCAGGTTGGCGAGCTACTCGACGAACTGGAAGCAGCCGGCGAATTGGAAAATACCGTCATTTTCTGGTACGCAGACCACGGCGGCCCGCTACCTCGCATGAAGCGGTTGTTGTATGATTCTGGCATGCGGGTACCTATGATTGTTCGTTTTCCCAATCAGTGGCGCGCCGGCGAAGTTGACGATCAGCTTGTGAGTTTCATTGATTTCAAGCCCACCATTTTGTCACTGGCCGGCATGGAGCCGCCAAGCTATTTGAAAGGACAGGGACAGGCTTTTCTTGGCCCTTACAAGGCGGATACGCAACGGACGTATGTGCACGGTGCCGGGGATCGGTTTGATGGCAGGTACGATTTGATCAGGGCGGTGCGCGACAAACGGTTCAAGTACCTCCGCAATCATATGCCGGAGCGCGGCTATTATTTGCCTGTCAGGTACCGCGAGCAAATGGCGCTGATGCAAGAGCTCCTCAAAATGCGGGATGCTGGCACGCTGAATGAAGTGCAGATGCAGTGGTTCAGGCCGGCCAAGCCGCTTGAAGAGCTGTTTGATACAGCACAAGATCCCCATGAAATCAACAACCTGGCCGCCGACCCTGCCTACGTGGAGAAATTGGCAGAACTGCGACAGGAGCATGACAGGTGGATTGCTGCAATCGATGACAATGGCATGGTGCCTGAGCAGGAGCACATTGCGCGGGTGTGGCCCGATGGTATACAGCCGGCGGTAACAGCACCTGCTGGCATACGCCAGGGCCAATTTGTTTCGCTCACAACCGCCACGGTGGGCGCATCCATCGGCTATCAGGTTGTGCGTAAAGGAGAAGCCCCAACGGATCACTGGATGGTTTACACGGCGCCGGTTGAACTTAAGCAAGGCGAAGAACTCATTGCTGTTGCGGATCATATCGGATACGTGCCAAGCAAAATTGTGCGCTTCAACTAG
- a CDS encoding S24 family peptidase has translation MENEHNLSPNEKSLLKILQEHGLRFSQDMEGQDIRDSFTREIKDFFHRVTSDGLSKLFDTLHQKGHVLKDNQGWYKLVNQESYTDIAIVGSITAGHLREAIHDELGFVRFAGKLCNVHQLFAFQVDGDSMIGDEIYNGDCVLLRNVEVRDGQIGAVIVNGETTLKRIYRDAGALRLVPSNPIYDTIHIPVSDSDSFRILGRLEAVINHSDGDVRWYSSRQSITEINLFLN, from the coding sequence ATGGAAAACGAACACAATTTATCACCAAACGAAAAGTCACTTCTGAAAATACTGCAGGAACACGGCCTGCGGTTTTCGCAGGATATGGAGGGGCAGGACATTCGGGATTCATTCACCCGTGAAATTAAAGATTTTTTCCACCGTGTCACCTCAGATGGTTTGTCCAAGTTATTTGACACATTGCACCAAAAGGGGCATGTGCTGAAGGACAACCAGGGGTGGTACAAGCTCGTCAATCAGGAGTCGTATACAGACATCGCCATTGTGGGCAGCATTACTGCCGGCCACTTACGCGAAGCGATTCATGACGAACTTGGGTTTGTCCGGTTTGCCGGCAAGCTTTGCAATGTACACCAGTTGTTTGCCTTCCAGGTGGATGGTGACTCGATGATTGGTGATGAAATTTACAATGGCGATTGTGTGCTTTTGCGCAACGTCGAAGTTCGGGATGGTCAGATTGGCGCAGTTATCGTCAACGGAGAAACGACGCTTAAGCGTATCTACCGCGATGCCGGCGCCCTCCGCCTGGTCCCGAGTAACCCTATTTACGACACCATTCACATCCCTGTGAGTGATTCTGACTCTTTCCGCATACTCGGTCGGCTTGAGGCAGTGATCAACCATTCAGACGGGGATGTTCGGTGGTATTCCTCACGGCAGTCAATCACCGAGATCAATCTGTTTTTGAATTGA